A section of the Planctomycetota bacterium genome encodes:
- the galK gene encoding galactokinase: MNAPARARAAFERAFARPPEVIGSAPGRVNLIGEHIDYCGGPVLPIAIDARCAACVGPPGEPGFLRVLAADSGEMLRVPADLSPESLALAAPAWRPYVLGTLAELHAEVRGIAPEGPDANHACDIAFAGDVPLGAGLSSSAALEVSVATACAACRRLSIEPVRLALLCQRAEHRYAGVPCGIMDQAASVFGRAGHAMRIACDRVQMGDASAISYVPAPDPASCALLVVNTGVRHALADGAYADRRAACETAARALGVRVLCDAPSGPQTDAAILAMPDTIRRAARHVLSERDRVDGFIRALAARDWPALGAIMLASHASLRDDYRVSCDELDAVVDAAREHPGVYGARLTGAGFGGSAVVLARRDAADNARAHIASRFAARFGRACTVTEVRASDGARASAPPNAG, translated from the coding sequence GTGAACGCCCCCGCTCGCGCGCGGGCCGCGTTCGAACGCGCCTTCGCCCGCCCGCCCGAGGTCATCGGCTCCGCGCCGGGCCGCGTAAACCTCATCGGCGAGCACATCGACTACTGCGGCGGGCCCGTCCTCCCGATCGCGATCGACGCGCGCTGCGCCGCGTGCGTCGGGCCGCCGGGCGAACCCGGCTTCCTGCGCGTGCTGGCCGCAGATTCGGGCGAGATGCTCCGCGTGCCCGCAGATCTCTCGCCCGAGAGCCTGGCCCTCGCCGCTCCGGCCTGGCGCCCGTACGTCCTGGGCACGCTCGCCGAACTCCACGCCGAGGTCCGCGGCATCGCTCCCGAAGGCCCCGATGCGAACCACGCCTGCGACATCGCCTTCGCGGGCGATGTGCCCCTGGGCGCGGGCCTCTCGAGTTCCGCCGCTCTCGAAGTGAGCGTCGCCACCGCGTGCGCCGCGTGCCGCCGCCTCTCCATCGAGCCCGTGCGCCTCGCGCTCCTCTGCCAGCGCGCCGAGCACCGCTACGCGGGCGTGCCCTGCGGCATCATGGACCAGGCAGCCTCCGTGTTCGGACGAGCCGGGCACGCCATGCGCATCGCCTGCGACCGCGTGCAGATGGGCGACGCGTCCGCCATCTCGTACGTGCCCGCGCCAGACCCCGCGTCGTGCGCGCTGCTCGTCGTGAACACCGGAGTGCGCCACGCCCTCGCCGACGGCGCGTACGCCGATCGCCGCGCCGCGTGCGAGACCGCCGCCCGCGCGCTGGGCGTGCGCGTGCTCTGCGACGCCCCATCGGGCCCGCAGACAGACGCCGCAATCCTCGCCATGCCCGACACCATCCGCCGCGCCGCACGGCACGTCCTGAGCGAGCGCGACCGCGTGGACGGGTTCATCCGCGCGCTCGCGGCCCGCGACTGGCCCGCGCTCGGCGCGATCATGCTCGCCTCGCACGCGTCGCTGCGCGACGACTACCGCGTCTCGTGCGACGAACTCGACGCCGTGGTCGACGCCGCACGCGAGCACCCGGGGGTCTACGGCGCTCGCCTCACCGGCGCGGGCTTCGGCGGGAGCGCCGTCGTGCTCGCCCGCCGCGACGCGGCCGACAACGCGCGGGCGCACATCGCCTCGCGCTTCGCCGCGCGGTTCGGGCGCGCGTGCACCGTCACCGAGGTCCGTGCGTCCGACGGTGCGCGGGCGAGCGCCCCGCCGAACGCCGGCTAG